CCAAAGAACGGGAACCTAAATACGAGTTTGCTGCGGCTTCCATTTATAGCGCTCAGCCCTATATTCAAGATAACTCATTTCTAATTGTAGGAGAAAGGCTCAATGCTAGTGGTTCTAAAAAGTGCCGAGATTTACTCAATGCTGAAGATTGGGATGGATTGGTTTCTTTAGCTAAATCTCAAGTTAAAGAAGGCGCACACATTCTCGATGTTAACGTCGATTATGTGGGGAGAGATGGCGAACGAGATATGCACGAATTAGCCTCTCGTTTAGTTACTAATGTCACCCTTCCTTTGATGCTAGATTCGACTGAATGGCAGAAAATGGAGGCAGGATTAAAAGTAGCTGGCGGGAAGTGTTTATTAAATTCTACTAACTACGAAGATGGCGAAGAAAGGTTTTTCAAAGTCTTAGAATTAGCGAAGAAATATGGTGCGGGAATAGTTATTGGGACGATTGATGAAGACGGAATGGCGCGCACTGCTGAGAAGAAGTTTGAAATAGCTTCTCGCGCTTATCACGCAGCAGTAGAATATGGAATTCATCCCGAAGAAATATTTTTTGACCCCTTAGCGTTACCTATTTCCACAGGGATTGAGGAGGATAGAAGTAATGCTAAAGCTACGATTGAAGCAATTAAAAGAATCCGTCAAGAGTTACCTGGCTGTCACGTAATTTTAGGGGTGTCTAACGTTTCCTTCGGGTTAAATATGGCAGCGAGAATCGTCCTCAATTCCATGTTCTTACACGAAGCAATGGCGGTGGGAATGGATTCGGCGATCGTCAGTCCTAACAAGATTTTACCATTAGCTAAAATCGAACCGGAACATCAAGAGATTTGCCGCAAATTGATATTTGATGAACGACAGTTTGACCGTGATATTTGTATTTACGATCCTCTGGGTGAACTCACTAACACTTTTGAAGGTGTCAGCGCCAAACGAGATAAGAGTATCGACGAAAATCTCCCAGTCGAAGAACGTTTAAAACGTCATATTATCGACGGGGAAAGGATTGGTTTAGATATCGCTTTAACCCAAGCTTTAGAACACCACCCACCTTTAGAAATCGTCAATACTTTCTTGCTAGATGGGATGAAAGTCGTTGGCGAACTGTTTGGTTCGGGACAAATGCAATTGCCTTTTGTGTTGCAATCTGCGGAAACTATGAAGGCTGCGGTAGCATTTTTAGAACCATTTATGGAAAAGAAAGATGCTGGGAATAATGCCAAAGGAACGATGGTGATTGCTACTGTCAAAGGGGATGTGCATGATATTGGCAAAAACCTGGTAGATATCATCTTGTCTAATAATGGTTACAAGGTGGTAAATATTGGAATTAAACAACCAGTAGAAAATATTATTGAAGCCTACGAAAAACACCAAGCTGATTGCATTGCCATGAGTGGATTGTTAGTTAAATCCACTGCTTTTATGAAGGATAATTTACAGGTATTTAACGAACGAGGGATAACTGTACCTGTAATTTTAGGTGGTGCGGCTTTAACCCCTAAATTTGTCCATGAAGATTGTCAAAATACTTATAAAGGAAAAGTGATTTATGGCAAAGATGCCTTCTCTGACTTGCATTTTATGGATAAGTTAATGCCAGCGAAAGCAGCAGGTAAATGGCAAGATTTTCAAGGGTTTTTAGATGAGTTGGAAGCTAGTAACGGTCATAAATCTACTGAGGTAAAAGTAGAAGATAAGGCTAAGGAAAATGGATCTAAAGTTGAAATAAAACCTTTAGAAATTGACACCAAGCGTTCCGAAGCAGTAGACATAAACATTGAACGTCCAACTCCACCTTTCTGGGGTAGCCAAATCTTACAAGGCGATGAAATTCCGATTGAGGAACTATTCTACTACTTAGATTTGCAAGCTTTAATTGCAGGACAATGGCAATTCCGCAAACCGAAAGAGCAATCTAGAGAAGAGTATAATGCCTTCTTAGCAGATAAAGTTCATCCAGTTTTAGAACAGTGGAAGCAAAAAGTAGTTGATGAAAAACTCTTACAACCACAGCTAGTATATGGATATTTCCCCTGTCAAGCTGAGGGTAACTCCTTACATTTGTACAATCCAGAGAGTCATTTGTCGGGTAAATTAGAGAAGGTTGCTACCTTTGAATTCCCCAGACAAAAATCTTTGCGTCGCTTATGTATTGCTGACTTTTTTGCACCTAGTGAAACAGGAATTGTAGATGTGTTTCCGATGCAAGCAGTAACAGTTGGTGAAATAGCCACAGAATACGCGAAAAAGCTGTTTGATGCCAATCAATACACCGATTATCTCTACTTTCACGGCATGGCAGTACAAATCGCGGAAGCGGTAGCTGAGT
This genomic window from Merismopedia glauca CCAP 1448/3 contains:
- the metH gene encoding methionine synthase, whose product is MNSPFLTRLHSQERPVIVFDGAMGTNLQLQNLTADDFGGAEYEGCNEYLVYTKPEAVAKVHRDFLAAGADVIETDTFGASPFVLAEYDLADKAYELNKTAAELAKSVTAEFSTPEKPRFVAGSIGPGTKLPTLGHIDFDTLESAFTVQAEGLFDGGVDLFLVETCQDVLQIKAALNGIFAVFEKRGEKRPVMVSVTMEQQGTMLVGSDISAVVSILEPYAIDILGLNCATGPDLMKEHVKYLSESSPFVVSCIPNAGLPENVGGVAHYRLTPLELKMSLMHFIEDLGVQVIGGCCGTRPEHIAALAEITGVLKPKEREPKYEFAAASIYSAQPYIQDNSFLIVGERLNASGSKKCRDLLNAEDWDGLVSLAKSQVKEGAHILDVNVDYVGRDGERDMHELASRLVTNVTLPLMLDSTEWQKMEAGLKVAGGKCLLNSTNYEDGEERFFKVLELAKKYGAGIVIGTIDEDGMARTAEKKFEIASRAYHAAVEYGIHPEEIFFDPLALPISTGIEEDRSNAKATIEAIKRIRQELPGCHVILGVSNVSFGLNMAARIVLNSMFLHEAMAVGMDSAIVSPNKILPLAKIEPEHQEICRKLIFDERQFDRDICIYDPLGELTNTFEGVSAKRDKSIDENLPVEERLKRHIIDGERIGLDIALTQALEHHPPLEIVNTFLLDGMKVVGELFGSGQMQLPFVLQSAETMKAAVAFLEPFMEKKDAGNNAKGTMVIATVKGDVHDIGKNLVDIILSNNGYKVVNIGIKQPVENIIEAYEKHQADCIAMSGLLVKSTAFMKDNLQVFNERGITVPVILGGAALTPKFVHEDCQNTYKGKVIYGKDAFSDLHFMDKLMPAKAAGKWQDFQGFLDELEASNGHKSTEVKVEDKAKENGSKVEIKPLEIDTKRSEAVDINIERPTPPFWGSQILQGDEIPIEELFYYLDLQALIAGQWQFRKPKEQSREEYNAFLADKVHPVLEQWKQKVVDEKLLQPQLVYGYFPCQAEGNSLHLYNPESHLSGKLEKVATFEFPRQKSLRRLCIADFFAPSETGIVDVFPMQAVTVGEIATEYAKKLFDANQYTDYLYFHGMAVQIAEAVAEWNHARIRRELGFAAEEPDNIRDILAQRYRGSRYSFGYPACPNIQDQYKLLELLKADRINLYMDESEQLYPEQSTTAIAVYHPMAKYFSA